The segment TTGGCGTGGATGGCGCACAGGTTGGTGTCCTCGAACAGGCCGACCAGGTAAGCCTCGCTGGACTCCTGCAGCGCCATGACGGCGGAGCTCTGGAAGCGCAGGTCGGTCTTGAAGTCCTGAGCGATCTCCCTCACCAGGCGCTGGAAGGGCAGCTTGCGGATCAGCAGCTCGGTGGACTTCTGGTAGCGGCGGATCTCCCTCAGAGCCACGGTACCGGGCCTGTAACGGTGGGGCTTCTTCACGCCGCCGGTGGCCGGGGCGCTCTTACGGGCAGCTTTGGTCGCCAGCTGCTTCCTGGGAGCTTTTCCTCCGGTGGACTTACGGGCGGTCTGCTTGGTTCTGGCCATTTTTAAATGGTTGTCTTCTCTTTACTTTAGGAGAGTAGTTGTGTCTCTCACGCGCCGACATCTCCTTTATATAGCCAGAGCCGGAGCACAGGCCACGCTGATTGGTCCAGATTATGCACGTGATAATGCAGCTCAGCTATTGgataaaatacagtttaaaatcCAACGGTCCCTCTGTCAGTCGTCTGTGTACATTATTAGAGCTTCGTGGTACTAAACAATAActcaacacagacacacgtagatatttatataatgtttacattattttatatttgataaaaacataaatgactCACATATTGGCACAGAACAAGCTAAACTAAGTATGTAATAAACGTTATTTGGCGTATAATGAAGTGCGTAAACAagcttattcatttattttataactggtgtaaaacatgaaaatgtACAAGTACTAAAGATGTTTCATTGCAAAGGGGTGAAATAGCGCATGTATTTTAGTTTCTTCCATAATtagaataaataatgtaaatatctGAACTTCAATTTTAAATGGTAATTATTAAGTTGCTGTACAAATTGTTGTTTTGAGAGCTTCTTTGGTTTAAAGCCCCTTTTAAGTCCTTGGAAGTTACAATGGaagttttacatttaaagtgtaatatattttatagGTTAAAAGGAAACCTTTAACAGATTCCTCTCTAGTTTCAAATAAGTTATATTATAGCATTTAAAATTCCAGTTCATTCATGCgatccttttatttaaataacatttgtGATTTGATTTTACATTTAGTTCTGAATGATGAACTCAGTGATCAGGATCACAGAATCGTGGCTCTTTCAGAACAAAGTGggtggctcttaaaagagccgttgtGCTGGAGGTCTAGCGGTCTCACTTGGAGCTCGTGTACTTGGTCACGGCCTTGGTGCCCTCAGACACGGCGTGCTTGGCCAGCTCCCCGGGCAGCAGCAGGCGGACGGCGGTCTGGATCTCCCTGGAGGTGATGGTGGAGCGCTTGTTGTAGTGAGCCAGCCGGGAGGCCTCGCCGGCGATGCGCTCAAAGATGTCGCTCACGAAGCAGTTCATGATGCCCATGGCCTTGGAGGAGATGCCGGTGTCGGGGTGGACCTGCTTCATCACCTTGTACACGTAGATGGCGTAGCTCTCCTTCCgggacttcctcctcttcttgccggTCTTGCTGACGGTCTTGGAGACGGCTTTCTTGGAGCCCTTCTTGGGCGCCTTCACGTTGGGTTCCGGCATGGCTGCAGGTCACAAGTTCACGGTGTGTGTTGTCCGCGCTGCGCTTCGACTACTTAAACCCGCCGCATGCAAATGAGGCTGCGCAGTCCCCCCTCTGCCATTGGCTTATCGTCAGTGACGTCAGTACATTTGACTCTCCCAGACTTTAACGTTGTTCTGTTTGAATTCTAATTCGTACATTGATTTATTAAACCTTATTATGAATTGTATTATACAGATTTACTATATGAAGCCTCTCATTCAGGTATGATCACctttttatgttattgtttatttataatgaCAGTTTAATTATAGTGCATTCTACCAACACTTTGTTAGAAGCTCAAcacaatattaatgttttatagGGGTATTCAATTGTGGCAAAATAAGAACATTGTTCTCACGCTTAATACCCTGTAGACACACCTGCATTGTGTAtcttgtgtatgtatttgtgaatgtatttattgatattttctATTTCGtttcgttttatttatttatctaattAACATCTTCCTAAATTAACATTGTGCTACAAACACCAACGTCTGTtatacaaattattttattatatttctgagTTTTGAGAAGTGACCACAGAACTCTTTGAACACAACAATCATGTTTTTCCGGAATAAATGGTGGATTAATTCATCTTTACCGCGTACATGTTTAGCACGTGTCAAATTAATTTGCATTAAattgattaaataataataatatatatatcaatattagactttcttttatttgtttacatttttcttgtGAATTGCTGGATACTTTAATTTCCCCAGGTTGAattaaacataacaaaaaagaagacatttatatttttttgattgaatttaaatgatacatacatttaaatcgAATTAAACAGTTTACTGTAATAAACCGTTAGTGACATAATGAAGGTGCAGGTTTGTTTTCCAGGCGGTCATTGTGACAAAAGATAGTTTATTGTGTTAAAAGTCTCTAAATGAACGTaacaacatataaataaatacttcaCACTTTGCTGGAAGATGTTCTgagtttaaaatacaaatgtctcCATCTAGTGGAGAAGCAACGAAACGCAACCAGCCGACAACCACAGCTGAGTatgtttcagtttatttcataACTCGTCTGCATATATTATTAACAGTTTAACAAACAGGATTTCTTTTCTGttaaaaacacaatgtaacattgaCGGGATGAGGTGTAACATGTGAAACACTTAAaccactgatacacacaaactTTTGGCTTATTCAGACCTATTTGGCAGCGTTGTTTTGGGTAATGGCGTCAGAAAGAAGGTACTTGATGGGCGGAGGCAGCTTCACGGATGATTCACACTCACAGGCAGCAAAGTCTACGGTCCAGACGGAAAGGAAACTACCTCCGCTACTGTTAGATATGAAGGTGCAATCAAAACATGCATTTAGAAAggaaaagattttttaaaatacactttGCAGGTTGACGCCTACAAAACGGACGCTTttcaagaaaaacatgtttgatttgATTGAATCAAAAAGGACCACGAGCTTCAGTTTGTGCCTCTGATGGGATCAGATTTTACATTATGAGTTCTTTTATAGAAATAAACAGCTGTGTTTTCATAAAAAACAGTTCAACTTTGAAGAAATACCACTCTAAATCTACTTAAAGTCACGACGAGGAACTTTTATcttgtgttggttctggtgccccctgtggactaaaggggtagtgttggttctggtgccccctgtggactaaagtagtagtgttggttctggtgccccctgtggtctatagtggtagtgttggttctggtgccccctgtggactaaagtggtagtgttggttctggtgccccctgtggactaaagtagtagtgttggttctggtgccccctgtggactaaaggggtagtgttggttctggtgccccctgtggactaaagtagtagtgttggttctggtgccccctgtggtctatagtggtagtgttggttctggtgccccctgtggactaaagtagtagtgttggttctggtgccccctgtggactaaagtagtagtgttggttctggtgcctcctgtggactacagggtccctttagaaaacctctaattttactgcagcagggtctgacagtctgcccctctcagtcctggttctggttctcccgtgccccccttctctccagcgggtccagcaatacgtccgggatctccagcagcgtggtgtcgCTCCTAGAGAGgaggactggtctctgctgaaTCTGGGTCTGTCGaaggtggactggtctctggaGGCCCCACTGGAGTCTgtgctgaaggaggttctggtgaacctgcatgacgtcatctggtttcaccagaatccgacccggtggctccgatgaggagctttaagaagaactctatagaaccagaccatcttctctctggtggtctggttactgatggaggtctatagaggaccaggactacactgagaccaggactaaactgaggtctatagaggatcaggactaaactgaggtgaataggatcaggactaaactgaggtatatagaggatcaagactacactgaggtctatagaggatcaggactaaactgaggtctatagagaaccatgactaaactgaggtctatagaggaccaggactaaactgaggtctatagagaaCCATGACTAAACTGAGATCTATAGAGAACCatgactaaactgaggtctatagaggaccaagactaaactgaggtctatagaggaccatgactaaactgaggtctatagaggaccaggactaaactgaggtctattgaGAACCATGACTAAACTGAGATCTATAGAGAACCatgactaaactgaggtctatagaggaccaagactaaactgaggtctatagaggaccatgactaaactgaggtctatagaggaccaggactaaactgaggtctattgaGAACCATGACTAAACTGAGATCTATAGAGAACCatgactaaactgaggtctatagaggaccaagactaaactgaggtatatagaggaccaagactaaactgaggtctatagaggaccaggactaaactgaggtctatagagaaccatgactaaactgaggtctatagaggatcagaACTAAAGTGAGGTGAataggatcaggactaaactgaggtctattgaggtctatagaggaccaggactacactgagaccaggaccaggtcAAAGTTCCTCATAGTAACTGAACAGTTTCAAAAGAGCCTGTTTTTGGATAAAACACAATTCTCTGCGTGAAACCGTTGATCCCTCAGAGGCACAAGCTCCACAGTGAAGGTGTGTGAGGTTCATGGAGATGTTCTTAGGACTTCAGGATAAGGCTGGAGGTCTCCGGTCTACACGGCACAGGGTAGCAGCTTCAAGGGTACACAAAACATGTCACCACTGCAGAACACGGGATTGAAAcgataaaacaggaaacactgtAAACGCTCAAATAGTGGCCCAAGTTtaggaataaataaagaagcttatttcatcatgtttcagTCAGAGGTATTCCTCTGTTCTCTTTGTTGgtcttttcacattaaaagccttCCAGTTGTCCAGGGATCATAACAACTTCACATCGaaagacttttattgtgaaatatggagttttctttttattaccaGCAGCGATAAAAGCactaaatgatatatatatatatatatatatatatatatatatatatatatatatatatatatatatatatattaaacgtTTGCATCAGTCTTCCATCTTAAATTTGATTCACATTATCCAAAAAAGTTAAAGATCATTTCTTACGTTTCCATTCTTTTCTCACAAGTTTGCTAACGAAAGCTACACCAGATCTACCGTTAGCTAAGCTACTAGCATCCGCTAACAAGGCACAAATCTAACGATAAATTATTAGACGGGCAAATGCTTAGTTCTCGTCGCCAATCATATGGGGAAGATGGTAAAGATGGTTGTAAGAgccgttttgtttgtttttgttttgtttaacctcccaccactagggggcgtaggCCAAGGTAACCAGGAGGAGCCGGAGAACCAGGTGTTGCTAGACTGGCAgcagcacacagacaaacgAACGGTTTGGACCGGGAACGTGTCTTCTGGTTCGTGTTGGAAAACGTACAATAGtagaaataaataacctttcacattaaaaactgGACATTGCATCTATTTATTATGTCGAAACTAAACCTTCAAGCAACCACAGTGACCTTTTGTTTGATTGTCAACGGGCTCACTGCACATGGTAAAGATGGTAAACGTTTGACCTACGACATCTTCCCCTTCCGGTGTCCCGTCATTGGACTTTATTTTGGATAATAAATGATGCACGAAAGATTTCGGCAGaagatgaatatttattttttggagtTGTGCCATGAATTTCACAGATAATGTCGgtcaatttaaaagataatATTGCACGTCAAGTTAGTCTCAGGTTCTCATGGTTTTgtgtgaaacaacaacaacaaggccgTTAGCtgtgctagctagctaaatTAGCTAACGTAAACTTAACTAATATGTTTTAACCGCCGACTTTATACAggaagtggacgtcgtcatggtgacgtcactggttggtttgtggactgatatTAGGCAGACGAGTTTGGTTGTcttgccgtcgccatcttggattacggccatcgtcaagttggctttttttttgcatccgaTAAACAGGATGTGACCATATCAGTTgctgatgtttacagtgcagaAACGGCAGTAACTCCCATTGGGCATGAAGGCATCACATGATGTCGATGGCCCAACAATTGGTGGAAAATACAAAATTCATTTGGCGTCTGAAACCACGATTAATCGATCTTCTAACATCTCACTGCTGGTCCTTCTCTAGTCAATCTGTTCCCTGAAGTCATTATTTGGGCTTTTACCTGAGCATTCACAGTATTTCCTCTCCCATTCTGgcgaaacacacactcattcattgTTCTCGCCGTCACACGTACTCATGCCACTTATAGTTGCTTGATTGATATGTAGGAGGAAGTACAAAATAACAGCAAGAAGAACAGGCCACACAAAGGTAGAGAAATACTAAATACTTCAGATTCAAGCACCTGAACAAAACAGTAGAAACCAAAAACATCGCTCAGGAAGTCCAACGGCTGCGGAGAGACCCTGAATGCATCGTGGGGACACTGCTGTGTTGTTATATCTGAGATAGAATATGGCTTTGGCTCCGGtcagagcggggggggggggggtagtccAGGGAAAACTAAACCTAGACCAATTCAGCCACAACCAGACGTCCTCTTTGTTCTTTGTGTCCCCTCCGCTCATCTTTCATCGTTTtagaaaaatagaaatcaggaaaaacattgttacaaaaataaaccaaaaaagTTCATCCACATGACAACTTCACATAAATATGGACTGATATTGCACAGCGAGGGATTTTCTTCTGATGTGAAGTAAAA is part of the Cyclopterus lumpus isolate fCycLum1 chromosome 23, fCycLum1.pri, whole genome shotgun sequence genome and harbors:
- the LOC117726389 gene encoding histone H2B-like codes for the protein MPEPNVKAPKKGSKKAVSKTVSKTGKKRRKSRKESYAIYVYKVMKQVHPDTGISSKAMGIMNCFVSDIFERIAGEASRLAHYNKRSTITSREIQTAVRLLLPGELAKHAVSEGTKAVTKYTSSK
- the LOC117726388 gene encoding histone H3, whose amino-acid sequence is MARTKQTARKSTGGKAPRKQLATKAARKSAPATGGVKKPHRYRPGTVALREIRRYQKSTELLIRKLPFQRLVREIAQDFKTDLRFQSSAVMALQESSEAYLVGLFEDTNLCAIHAKRVTIMPKDIQLARRIRGERA